The following DNA comes from Mycobacteroides immunogenum.
CACCCGCCGCTGAAACACGGTCAGTTCGGTGTTCACACCACTCCCCTTCCGCCGCCTGCACACGACACGTTAGCCGCTGCGGGGGCCGGTTCCGGCGAAACGCGCTCGCCCGGGGGTGGCTAGAAGCGGTAGTCGCCCAACATCATCGCCTGAGCGCTACCGATCGACCGCTGTGCCCGCTGCAACGTCTCCACGGCCAACTGCGCCACCCGGCCCAGCACCGCGTCGGTGACTGCCGCCGCGGCGGGCTGCGACGACGACCGCTGCCGCAGCAGCGATGCCAGCTGCGAGCTGGGGAAGTTGGCGATCCGGACATCGTCGTCAGCGCCGATACCCGCGAGCTCCTTTGCCTTGGCCACCGCCTCCCGGAAGCCGCCGAGCTCATCGACCAGGCCGTGCTCCAAAGCGTCCTTGCCAGACCAGATCCGCCCCTGGGCAACCGCTTTCACCGCGTCGACGGTGAGATTACGGCCGTCCGCCACCCGCTGTACGAAGTCCTCGTAGTGCATGTCGATCTCGGCCTCGACGAGATCGCGTTGTTCGTCGGTGAACGGTTCGTTACTGGACCACGCGTCGGCATTGGCGTTGGTGCGCAAGGTGTCCGACCCGACGCCGATCTTCTCCTTGAGCCCCTTGGTGATGAACTTTCCGGTCAACACGCCGATCGACCCGGTGACGGTGCCCGGATTGGCGAAGATGGCATCGGCGGACATGGCCACGTAGTAGCCACCGGAGCCCGCCACCGAACCCATGGACACCACGACCGGCTTGCCCGCCTCGCGCGCCCGAATCACTTCTCGCCAAATGGTTTCCGATCCGTTCACCGAACCTCCCGGACTGTCCACCCGCAACACGATCGCAGCCACCGAGTCGTCGGCGACGGCGTCGCGCAGCGCCTCGGCGATCACGTCACCCCCACTGGCCGGTCCCGGCGGAACCAGGCGCGGTCCGCTGCGCCCGCTCACAATCGCACCCGCCAGCGTGACCACGCCGATGGCCTGCCGCGATGCGCGCCCCGGCAGCGAGGGCAGACCGGGCACCTGTGACTTGCCGGCACGCGCGTAACGCGCGAAGTACAGCAGTGGAGGCTCTTTGTCTGCCGGCACGCCGGT
Coding sequences within:
- the sppA gene encoding signal peptide peptidase SppA, producing MFAFTTPTDVHDLLAKVDTARHRGVPKDCILELDLLEVPPESVNIDPLGLVLSGGSRPLSLRHTITAIHRAIDDPRVAGLIARVQIPPASAGAVQELRAAIEAFSAVKPSLAWSETYPSTLAYYLASAFGEVWMQPSGSVGLIGFAAKGTFLRGALDKAGVEAQFLTRGQYKSAANLFTEDGYTDAQREADGRLLESLSEQVRDAVAASRKLDPAEVGALADRAPLRRTDAVAGGLVDRIGYRDEAYARIGELTGVPADKEPPLLYFARYARAGKSQVPGLPSLPGRASRQAIGVVTLAGAIVSGRSGPRLVPPGPASGGDVIAEALRDAVADDSVAAIVLRVDSPGGSVNGSETIWREVIRAREAGKPVVVSMGSVAGSGGYYVAMSADAIFANPGTVTGSIGVLTGKFITKGLKEKIGVGSDTLRTNANADAWSSNEPFTDEQRDLVEAEIDMHYEDFVQRVADGRNLTVDAVKAVAQGRIWSGKDALEHGLVDELGGFREAVAKAKELAGIGADDDVRIANFPSSQLASLLRQRSSSQPAAAAVTDAVLGRVAQLAVETLQRAQRSIGSAQAMMLGDYRF